CCGAGGCGCCGAAGGGCGCGCCGAGATAGAAGTCTTCCAACGTTCGTGTGGGCACGACGTTCTGGGTGGCTGAGACGCTCTCGCTCAGACTGAACGGAATGAAGTGGAAGTTCAGGCGCCCGCTCGTCCCTTCCGACTCGTAGAAGACGCCGTAGCCGCCACGAACGACCGTGCGGTCGCCGTACGGCCGCCACGCAAACCCAAAGCGGGGCGCAAACTGCCGCTTGTCGGTTGCGGTGAGGTTGAGCGGCACGCCTGCCTGACTGCTGGTCTGGATCAGGTCCCCGAACAAGGCGGAGCCGACGTCTGCGAGAGGCTGGGCATCGAGATCGATCTGGTCGGTCTTGCTGGAGACGATGATCGGTCTGTCCCGGCTGGGATCGAATGCCGCCGCCTGGTTCCGGTACCCGGTGAGCCAGGGCGTGAACTCGTATCGCAAGCCAAGATTCAGCGTCAGCGTATTGGTGACCTTCAGGTCATCCTGGACGAACACATGCCAATAGGTTCCGGACCCGCCCCACCAGGTGGCTGGATTCGAGCGCGTGGAGTTGGCCGGATAGCCGAGCATCCAGTCGGCGAACCCGTCGCCGGTGCCAGAAGCAGAAGAGGGATTCTGCGTCATCACGCCGGTGAAGTCGAAGACGCCGTTGTGGCTCCGCGCGTCGGTGAACAGGATGTTCCGGCGATAGATGCGCCCGCCGAACTTGAGAATGTGCTTGCCCATGATCCACGTGAGGTTGTCGGTGATCTCGTACTCGCCCCGGTCCTGCCATTTCGGCCGCCCGTCGCCCGCGTTTCCCGAGAAGCCCTCGTAGCCTGAGAACGAGAAGGCCGGCAAGCTGGCAATGTTCGGGTCCTGAATGCCTTCCAGGCCGGTGACGCCGGCCTGCTGCAGCAGTCGCGTGCCCTCGCCTTGGAAGTACGCCGTGGACCGATACTCGCCGTACATGCGGCTGATCCGAAGCTCGTGAATCATCCGGGAGCCGAGATTCGACGTCATCGCAACCGCGAGGTTCCAGGCCGGGCCCTCCAGGCGGGTGGACCCGAGTGCCGGGAACGCGCTGGGCGTCTCCTCGGCCGTCTGGTGGCGGCTGAACCGCGCAAACAGCTTGTTGTTGGTCGTGATCTGCTGATCCAATCGAATCGTCACCTGGTTCGCGTCGAACTCGGTGGTCGGCGTGGACACGAACGTCCCGTCTGGCGAGTTCGGCAGGGGGATGTACTGGTTGAAGTACTGCGCCTGAGGCGAGAGCCGATCTTGCGGGATGACGTTCCCCGGGAACTGACCCCGCACCGCGCCGCTGCTGGAGGGACCCGGCACAGTGGTCAGCGGATCGTAGATCGGCGCAAGGCCACTGAAGTCCCCCATTCGCTGCGCCGCCGTGGGGACGATGCTGACGTCCACGTTGCCTTTCTTCTGTCGCTGCCCCTCATAGCTGACGAAGAAGAACGTTCTGTTCCTGCCGTTGTAGACGCCTGGAATCCAGAGGGGACCGCCAAGCGTGCCGCCGAATTGGTTGCGCTCCAACGGCTCCTTCGTCTGCGCGAAGAAGTTCCGCGCATCGAATGCGTCGTTGCGGACGAACTCGAACAGGCTGCCGTGAAACGCGTTCGTGCCAGACTTCGTCGTGGCGTTGAACGTCCCGCCGGCGCCGTGAAACTCGGCTGAGTAGGCATTCTGCTGAATGCTGAATTCCTGCAGGGCGTCGATCGACGTTTGGATCCAGGTACCGCCTTGGTGTTCCTCGGTGATGTCGACGCCGTCGAGGAGGAACCTCGTCTGCCAGCCGCTCACGCCCCCGATGACGTTGCCGTTCACCGCTTCCGGCCGCACCGTCTGCACGTTGCCGGTCGGCGCGAGCAGTGTCGCCCCTGGGGTGAGCCGTGCCAGCTCGTGGAAGCCCCTGCCATTCAATGGCAAATCCACGATTTGCTCGTTGGAGATGACCTGGCTCAGCGAGGCGGACTCGGTGTTGAGCAAGGGAACATCAGCGGTGACCTGCACCTCGGTGGATATCGTGCCGAGGTCGAGCGCCAGATCCACGCGAGCCGACTGACCGACCGTCAAAACGATGCCGTCCCGGACGGTCTTTTGAAAGCCCTCGAGCACCGCGCTCACACGGTAGGTCCCAGGGTCGAGCGGCGTGACGACGTAGTTGCCCTGAGAATCGGTGACCACCGTCCTGGAGAGGTTCGTGGCGAGATTCGTCACGGTGACGGTAGCCCCGGGAATGCCAGCCACCTGGGCATCAGAGACACTTCCCAGGATGCGCCCGGACTGGAGCTGCGCAACGAGTGGGGTGCCGCCGGCCCAGAGCCAGACAACGAGTAGTAGCGGAAGGGCGTGGCACCGCTTCCGAGCTCCGGCGTGCATGGTCGTTCCTTCCTGGGCCGACATCCGCGATGCCGGTCCCGCAGGGGTGGACTGCTGCCATGGCGCTGGCCTTGCGGCGAACACCGAGCAGTCCAGAGGGAGTGTTGAAGGCGTAATGATACGACCAATAGAAGGCGGGTGTCAACGGGAAATGACCGCAGCAATCCAGTGCCTATTCATAGGCCATTTTGCTCTACTCTGCCAGTCGTTCCGCGACGGATGCCCCGTGAGTGGCGGCCTCAAAGCCCCGAAAAACACTTCCAATGATCCCTTACTTGGTTCTACCATTACGACGATCAAACGGGACGGACCGGAAGGCAGCCAGATGAAGATTACAGAGATGCGCACCAGGGTAGTTGAATGGCGCGGGGAGCACGTCTCTCCTCAGCCGCATTTCTGCACCAATCCCATGGACCTCCTCAACCTCGATGGGGATTCGATGGCCGGCTTCCGCTTCCACGGCTGGCTCATCGTCGAGATCTTCTCGGACGATGGTCACGTCGGCATTGGCAATGCGGCACTCGCGCCACGTGTCACGAAGCAGGTCATCGACCTCTATCTCGAGCCGCTCTTGATCGGGCAGGACCCATTCGACACCGAGCTCTTGTGGCAGCGCATGTATCGCCACACGATGGCGTTCGGTCGAAAGGGCATCGGCATGGCGGCGATCAGCGCCGTCGATATCGCCATCTGGGATTTGCTGGGGAAGGCGCTCGGGCAGCCGGTGTTTCGCCTCCTGGGAGGTCGAACCAAGAAGCGCATTCCGGTGTACGCCAGCCGCTTGTACAGCCAGCCGCTGGAACAGCTCGCGGCTGAAGCCGAGGGTTACAAGCGGGATGGCTACAGAGCGATGAAGCTCCGCTTCGGCTGGGGACCGGTGGACGGAGCCGCCGGGATGCAGAAGAACGTGGAGCTGGTGCGCACCGTACGAGACGTGATCGGCTACGACATCGACTTGATGGCGGACGCCTACATGGGCTGGACGCTCGACTATGCCTGCCGCATGCTGCCACGGCTCGAGCCCTATCAGCTACGGTGGCTGGAAGAGCCGGTCATTCCGGACGACATTGCCGGCTACGCCGCGCTGAAGGCGCTCGGCACGGTGCCCATCGCTGGCGGTGAGCACGAGTTCACGCTGTACGGCTTCCGCCAGCTCCTGGATGCGCACGCGGTTGATTACATTCAGTTCGATACCAACCGGGTAGGCGGCATCAGCCAGGCGCGGAAGATTGCCGCGCTCGCGGAGGCCTACGCTGTGCCGGTCATCCCCCACGCCGGCCAGATGCACAATTTTCACGTGGTGATGGCCAGCTTGAACGCTCCCATGGCGGAGTTCTTTCCGGTCGTGAACGTCGAGGTGGGCAACGAGCTCTTTTGGTACATCTTCAAAGGTGAGCCGACACCGGTGAACGGCTTCATCGATCTCGACGACACCGTACCCGGCTTCGGCGTGACGATTCAGGAAGCGGCCCTCGACCGATTCGAGGTCATGGAGTAAGCAGAAGTGCGCGAGGCCTGTTCGCCCGCCGTCCGTTCACCAGGCGTCGTCACCTCGAACCGGCCTTTCAGGCGGATGTCCTCCGACGAGCTGCCCACCAGCACCTCGAACGCTCCCGGCTCCACGACCCACGCTTGCTTCGGTGTGTCCCAGAACGCCAGATGTTCGGCTGACACGGTGAAGCTGACGGTCTTCTTCTCGCCAGGTTGCAGCGCGAGTCGCTCGAACGCCACGAGCTGCTTGGTCGGACGTTTCACGCCGGCCTCGACGTCGTGCACATAGAGCTGAACGACCTCGTCACCGGCGCGCTGGCCGCTATTCTGCACATCCACCTGAAGCTGCACTCGTCCGTCGCCCGGAATCCGCGTGGAGCCTAAGCTCAAGTTCGTATAGTCGAACGTGGTATAGCTGAGCCCGTGGCCGAACGCATGCTCCGGCTGGCCATCGTAGTACAAATAGGTGAATCCCTTGGTGACGTCGTACTCATCCATAGGAGGCAGCTGTTCGAAGGTGTCCCCCGAGCCCGAATTGGAGGCGGCCCTGTTGTCGTACACCGTATATGGCAGTCTGCCACCCGGGTTGTAGTCGCCGAACAACACCTCGGCAATCGCGGTGCCTCCTTCCTCACCCGCCCAGAACATGTCGAGCACTGCCGGCGCCGCGAGTGGCTCATCATCGCCTCCGCCACCGACGAGTGACACCGGGCCGCCGTTGAGCAGGACGATCACCGTCCTGGGGTTGGCATCCAAGACCCTTCGCGCGAGATCCATCTGTACCGGTGGCAGGCCCAGAAACGAGCGGTCGAGCCCTTCCCGCTCCAGCATTTCGTTGGTGCCGACGAAGAGAATGGCGACGTCCGCCTTCTTCGCCACGGCCACGGCCTCGGCCGCATTCGCCTCCGCATCTTCCGATTCCACGATGCCACTGCCGCGTGCATAGAGCACCCGAGCGCTCGTCTCCACCGCCTGCCGAATGCCGTCGAGTGGCTTGACGAACGTCGAGTACAGCCCCGTATAGTTCGGTCCCGTCTGGGCGAAATCGGCAAAGGGGCCAATCACCGCGATGGTCTCGAGGCTGTTCCTGTCCAGCGGCAGGAAGTGGTCCTCGTTGGTCAACAGCACGATCGATTCCCGGGCCGCGCGCAGCGCGAGCTGCCGGTGCGCTGGGGAATCGATCACGTCCGGAGAAATCTTGGTGTAAGGCACCATCTCGGGCGGATCGAGCTCCCCCAACCGGAGCCTGACCTTCAGAACCCTGCGCAAAGCCCGGTCTATGTCCTTCTCGGTCAGGAACCCTTGCTCGACGGCTTTCGGCAGCACGATCGCGTAGTCGCGATTGTCGAGGTCGCTACCCGCGAGAATCGTCTTCGCGGCGGCTTCCTCGATCGTCGTGTACTTCCTGTGCCCGGTCACCAGGCGGGGCACGGCGCCGCTATCGGGCACCACGAACCCATCGAACTTCCACTCGCCGCGGAGGACGTCGGTCAGGAGCCACTTGTGCTCGGCGCCCGGCACATCGTTGATCGCGTTGTAGGACGACATGATTGATTGTGCCTTCCCCTCCACGATCCCCGCCCTGAAATGAGGGAGGAAGTACTCTCTCAGCATGCGCTCGCTCACGTCGACGTCGAGCTTGATTCGATCGCGCTCCTGATTGTTGACCGCGTAGTGCTTGAGCGTCGACGCCAGCTTCAGGTACTTCGGGTGGTCCCCCTGCATGCCCTTCACGTACGCGACAGTCATCCGTGACACCAGGAACGGGTCTTCGCCGAACGCCTCCCAGATCCTGCCCCAGCGCGGGTCGCGGCTGATGTTGATCACCGGCGAGCGATAGACCAGGCCGTTGTGCCGTACGCGCTCCCCGCTCGCCGTCGTTGTCACGAGCTGCCCGCGCGGGTCTGGCTCCGTCGTGCCACTGACGGTGGGCCAGTAGTTGTGGACAGCCCTCCCCTCGTCGGCGATGGCGGCCGCCACCTCGTGCACCAACTGCGGATTCCAGGTCGCCGCCATGCCAATCGGCACCGGGAACATCGTCGTCGGCTTGGTCCAGACGATCCCGTGCAGGCTTTGGTTCCAGCCATTCATCACGGGAATCTTCAGGCGCTCGATGGCGGGGGCGGTCGTGCTCAGCAGCGACGTCTTCTCCTCCAGGGTCAAGCGCCGCATCAGGTCCTCGACTCGTTGGTCGATTGGCTGCGACGGGTCGAGGTAGATGGGCTGCTGACCGCTCACCACGAGCGGAGCGGTCACGATCACGATGAGAATCGCTGGCCAGAAGCGCTTCATGGCGTCGGCAGCCTTTCACCACTCGATGACCAAGAGGGAGACCGCACGGCGTGGCAGTGTGAAGCGGACCGTGGCGTGTGACCGTGCAATGTCGATCGTGGACGGCCCATCCATCAACGCGAGCTGGCTCGCCTTCTCGAGCGCGGCGTACTGCGCCTGGTCCGGTTTTGCCGGCGAGCCCATGCGCTGCCACGCCGTGTAGGCGTTGCTGTGCTCGGCGTCCACACGGAAGTGGCTGAGGCGCGCCGGCTGCTCCGTCTCGGGTAGGCCGTCCATCGTCAGCTCTACTTCCGTCGCTGGCCCCGGCACGTCATCGTCATGGTAGTGCCACGCGAGGATGGTGATTCGATCATCGTCGCGGCTCGCGAGCGCGGACACATCCGGCTGTCCACGGACCCCGTTCTCGATGATCTCGTCCAACGGTACGGCGGCATCGCTGGTCGCCGCCACGCGCCGGCGGCCCATCTGACTGAACATCCGAAAGACGTTCAGGACCGGCTTGTCGACGCCGTTTGTCGCCAGCGAGCGAAAGCCAGCGAAGTACGGCTGGTCCTCGAACTCGAAGGCCCACGTGAGGGCACCTTCGAAATTGACGTCGTAGCGGTCCGCGAGGTCGTGCTTCCGCGCAAAGCTTGCCGCCGTGTAGCTCGAGTACATCGTCGTGTTGCGGTACGCCAGCTGCTCCCCCTGGCACGCGGCACAGCCCTCGGGATCCGACTCGCCAATCACTATCGGTGTGGACTTCAACTCTGGATACGAGGCGATCAGGCGGAAGCCTTCGTCAATCGTGGCGAGCTGATTGGAAATCCCCATGCGGACGTGACCGTCCTCGAACGAGGGGCGTCCCTTGGCGTGGAACGACACGAAGTCGAGCGGCGTCCCCGTACGACCGGTGGCGTGATTCTTGCCGCGCAGGACGTGCTCGATGAAGCTGCGCATGAAGTCTCCGCCGTGGCCAGCCGTGTCAGGACCGCCAACCCGCGCCGTCGGGAGCGCCCGGCGCACTCCCGCGATGGCGTAGTCGTGCAGTTTGTGGAACTCCTCCGGCGTGCCGCGCCAGTAACCGATGTTCGCCTCGTTCCACGCCTGCCAGTACCACTGCTCCACTTCCTCGCGGCCGTACTTCTCGATGACATGCTTGGTCCAGGCGTACGCGAGATCTCCCCACTTCTCGTAGTCCTTGGGCGGATAGGCCCAACCGGTGTAGATCTCGTCGTACTTGGCCTTCGGTGTCCACTTGTGCTGGTACGGCTCCGGCTGGACCGACAGATCCTTTGGCATGAAGCCAATCTGGACGTAGGGCCTGACGCCCCCCTCCAGATACGCGTCGAAGATGCGGTCGAGGATCGTCCAGTCGTAGATGGGGTTGCCTTGCGCATCCTCACGATACGCGTTGGTCGATCCCCACTTCAGCGCCGGCGTGCCGTCGCCAGAGGTCAGTAGGTTGTGCGTCCGAAAGTAGACCTGCTGCGGTGACAGCCGTCCCAGCTCGGTGAGGAGCTTCTTACCGTTCTTCATGTAGGCGTAGTTGGGCTCGTCGGCACCAAAGAACCGCCAGATGCGGCGCAGGGCGCCCAGCTCCTTGCCGGCATCCACGTGGATCGCCACCGGAAACGTGTCGGATTGGGGCGCTTGGAGCGTCCCGGGAGCTGCGGTCAGTGCGCCAGCCAAGGCGAGGAAGCTGAAACCGGCCGCGAGCGCTAGACGTGCGACGGTGTGCGCCGCCACGCCGCGACGGGTCGCCGCGGTCATGGCGGGCTGGCGATGTCTCTCGAGCATCATGGGTGTCCTCGAGTGGGTCGTGGGCGGAACTGGAGACCGGTCTCCAAGATTCCGAGATATGTTGCGCGAGGCGGGAATGATACGACCAATGTGAGGTGAAGTCAAATGCAGGATTGGTCGATATCAGGCGATAATCAGTACGTTATCCCCCAGAACGCCCTTATGGTCTTACCAATATGTACTCCGCAGGCTGTTGCCTTCACCCTCAGTCGGGGGCAGATCCGTGGTCCAGGCTCTCGCTAGATCTGTATGGACATCGACAGCCCACGCTGGATAGCCGAGCGCTGCTCTCGCCCTTTGCTCGAGCGTGACGAAATCCGTGGCTGTGCTTTGCGACTCACATTCGCGTCATACCTACACGGTGGCCCCATCTCTGTATGCGGATGTGACGACACAACAAGCTCCACACTAGCACTGGTGAGGATCACCGATTCCCATTCCAAGCCGATTTTCCTGGCATTCTTTTGGTGCGCTCTGACCTGGTCCGGGTTTTGCCCTTGGAAGAGTCGACGCTGACTCGGCCACGCATGAGGCGGGCCGGAACGAGCCCTTCCGGGCACACAACCCCGAGCTCTCGCCCCGTCGAAAGGGGGGCGAGGGCTCAGCCTCGAGACGGAATCCTCGAGGCGAAAGGAGCACGACCGTTATGAAGCGGATCCTCATTGGCACGTGTATCCTGGCTGCGAGTGCGTTTGCGGTTGCGGCTGGGACGACCCAGTCGGCAAGCGCCGCTGCGAGTCAGGTGGCCCTCCAAGAGCCCGCGGAGCCGCCACAGCAACCAGAGCCACCGGCGGAGCCGGAGCCGGCGCCGCCCACCGAACCGGCTCCGGAGCAGCCACCCACAGAGCCAGCTCCTCCGACCGACCCTGGAGCTCCCGCCGAGGCAGGCCCGGCGCCGGAGGCTGCATTGGGCGGGACCACGATCAAGGGCTGCCTCGAAAAGGGGGAGGAAGAAGGCACCTTCAAGCTGACCAAGGTGGTGTCGTCCGAGGGCGGCGAGGCGGATGCCGACGCGGCCGAGGACGTCACGCTCAAGGCCGCTGAGGGCGTCGACATGAGCTCATTGGCCGATCACATTGGTAGCACCGTCGAGGTGAGCGGCAGCTGGGCGGACGAGCCGGAAGGCGGAGAATCGGCTGTCGCCGAGGCTGGCGCCGTCGGGGGCGGTAAGACCTTTACACCGGCCTCCGCACAGCTCGTCTCCGACTCCTGCGAAGGCAACTAACGTCTCCAGACCGAATGGAGTGGAGGCGCCACAGGGCAAGGCCCCGTGGCGCCTTTTCTTTTGCGCGGCACAACAAAGGTAAGGCGCAGCAACGATCACGCGAAGACACAGCGCCGGCGCGCGCTCTCCCGTAGTCGCGCGAGATATTCTTGGCGCGGGATCTCGACCGCACCGAACTGCTCCAGGTGCGATGTCACCCATTGCACGTCCAGGAGCACATAGCCGCGTGCTCGTAACCGCTCGACCAGTGCGCAGAGCACGACCTTCGAAGCATCGGTCTCCCGGTGAAACATCGATTCGCCGAAGAACGCGCCGCGGAGACTCACGCCATACAGGCCGCCGACGAGCCGATCCCCGCGCCAGGCCTCCATCGAGTGCGCAAAGCCCAGACGATGGAGCTCGGTGTAGCTCTCGATGATCTCCTGATTGATCCAGGTTTCGTGTCGGCGCCCGCAGGCCCGCATCACCGCCTCGAAGGCCCGATTCACACCGACGTCCAGCGTGCCGTGTCGGACGACGCGCGCGAGGCGCGTCGGTACGTGAAAGGTGTCGAGCGGCAGGATTCCGCGCGGATCCGGTGAAAACCACTCAACGCCGCGGCGGGCGTCGGTGCCCATGGGAAACCAGCCGGAGGCGTAGGCCCGAAGCAGGAGGTCGGGGTCGATCATGAATCGACGCTCGTCTCCTCGCCGGCAGTCACGCTCTGATCCAAGGGCAGCCGGATCAGGAAGGTGCTGCCGTGCCCACGTCCCTCGCTCGTTGCATCGACCGATCCCTGGTGGGCCTCGACCAGATGTCGCACGATCGCGAGGCCAAGGCCGAGACCGCCTTGCGACCGTGATCGCGACGAATCAGCCTGAGAGAACCGTTCGAACATCGCGGGCACCCGTCCTGGCTCGATGCCGTCACCGGAGTCGGTCACACGAATGATGGCCTCCTCTGCCGTGTAGCCGAGGGCGATATCGATACGTCCACCAGTGGGCGTGAACTTGATGGCATTGGTCAGCAGATTCCAGAAGACCTGTTGGAGCCGCGCAGCGTCGCCGCGCACGCGGGCCCCGCGCTCTTCCCGGCGCACGATCAGCGTGAGGCGCTTGTTGTCGGCGGCTGGCCGCACCGTCCCGAGCGCCGCGTCGAGGCACGCCCCCAGGTCCACGGCCTCCCACGCCTGCTGGAGCCGTCCCCGCGCCATGCGGGACACGTCGAGCAGATCCTTGACGAGACGAGCCTGTGCGCGCGCGTTCTGTTCGATGGCTTCCAGCGCGCGCGGCACCACCTCCGGCTCGACGCGGCCCGCCCGGAGCATCTGTGCCCAGGCCAAGATCGCGTTGAGCGGCGTCCGCAGCTCGTGGGAGAGCGCCGCCAAGAACTCATCCTTGGCGAGTCTCGCCGCTTCCGCCGTCGCCTGCGCGCGTTCGGCCGCCTCGTGCAGCCGTGCGCGCTCGAGCGCCTGCGCTCCGAGGTGCGCATGGGCCTGCAGCAACATGGCTTGCAGATGTGTGATCCGCTCGACCTCCGCCTGCTGCGCCCGGCGGGCTCGACCGAGCGAGCGCGCCCAAAGCACCGCGATGAGACCGACGACGAGGGTCAAGCCGAGCAGCGCCCAGGTCAGCGCCGTCTCGGATGCGACACCGGTCGATATGTTGACGCTCAGTCTTGTCACGTGGCCGCCAGCAGTGCCCGGAGGAGGCGCTACCAGTGAAGTGGCTCTGGGAAGAACTCGTCGAGCAGGTCCTGATAGAACGGGGTCAAACTCTCCACGTCTGGCTTGCCATCGCCCTTCGAGTACAGATCAAAACGGTTGAACGCCTTGACCCACTTCTTCATCCGCCGATCCGTATCGGACGTGAGATAGTCGTACGCGCCTCCCTTGTGCCACGGATAGCACGAGTGGTAGCGGATCATGTAGAGCGCTTCTTCCGGGAGGCGATCCTTCATGACGTGGAAGAGGTACTCGTCGTGCCCCCACGAGAGGTGGACGTTCGACAGGCCGATCCCTTCTCGGTAGATGCCGTACTGCGTCGAGTACACAGGGTGGCGCCGGTCAGGGTTGTCTTCGAAGAGCTCAGGATAAACACACTTCTCCGAGAAGGCACAGCCAACGGGAAACGTGTCGCCCACAACGGCCCATTGGGGCTCGCCAAACAGACACAGAATCTTGCCGAGATCGTGAATCAGGCCGGTGACGATGAACCAGCGTGGCTGGTTGGCGCGACGGATGGCCTCGGCCGTCTGCATCGCATGCTCGATTTGGGTGAGATCGATGTCCGGGTCGCTGTCGTCCACCAATGTATCGAGGAACTCCAACGCTTCCCAGGCGCGCATGCGCTTGCGGTTGAGCGGAAGATACTCCGCTTTCCTGCCCAGGACGAAGTCGAGGGTCTGGTGCGCGTGGTTCAGACGATAGAATGCTCGTACCGACTCGCGCTCCTCCGCCGCATAGTTGCGAAACTCCTCGGCCAGCTTCGGTTGATTGACTTTGTTCAGCGGTTGCGGTTCCTGCACGGCGTCCTCCGCCATATATCTGTCGACTCCTCAGCGTACTCCAAGACGGCAGAAAAGGGGACGGGCG
The genomic region above belongs to Luteitalea sp. and contains:
- a CDS encoding L-rhamnonate dehydratase, translating into MKITEMRTRVVEWRGEHVSPQPHFCTNPMDLLNLDGDSMAGFRFHGWLIVEIFSDDGHVGIGNAALAPRVTKQVIDLYLEPLLIGQDPFDTELLWQRMYRHTMAFGRKGIGMAAISAVDIAIWDLLGKALGQPVFRLLGGRTKKRIPVYASRLYSQPLEQLAAEAEGYKRDGYRAMKLRFGWGPVDGAAGMQKNVELVRTVRDVIGYDIDLMADAYMGWTLDYACRMLPRLEPYQLRWLEEPVIPDDIAGYAALKALGTVPIAGGEHEFTLYGFRQLLDAHAVDYIQFDTNRVGGISQARKIAALAEAYAVPVIPHAGQMHNFHVVMASLNAPMAEFFPVVNVEVGNELFWYIFKGEPTPVNGFIDLDDTVPGFGVTIQEAALDRFEVME
- a CDS encoding family 3 glycosyl hydrolase, which codes for MKRFWPAILIVIVTAPLVVSGQQPIYLDPSQPIDQRVEDLMRRLTLEEKTSLLSTTAPAIERLKIPVMNGWNQSLHGIVWTKPTTMFPVPIGMAATWNPQLVHEVAAAIADEGRAVHNYWPTVSGTTEPDPRGQLVTTTASGERVRHNGLVYRSPVINISRDPRWGRIWEAFGEDPFLVSRMTVAYVKGMQGDHPKYLKLASTLKHYAVNNQERDRIKLDVDVSERMLREYFLPHFRAGIVEGKAQSIMSSYNAINDVPGAEHKWLLTDVLRGEWKFDGFVVPDSGAVPRLVTGHRKYTTIEEAAAKTILAGSDLDNRDYAIVLPKAVEQGFLTEKDIDRALRRVLKVRLRLGELDPPEMVPYTKISPDVIDSPAHRQLALRAARESIVLLTNEDHFLPLDRNSLETIAVIGPFADFAQTGPNYTGLYSTFVKPLDGIRQAVETSARVLYARGSGIVESEDAEANAAEAVAVAKKADVAILFVGTNEMLEREGLDRSFLGLPPVQMDLARRVLDANPRTVIVLLNGGPVSLVGGGGDDEPLAAPAVLDMFWAGEEGGTAIAEVLFGDYNPGGRLPYTVYDNRAASNSGSGDTFEQLPPMDEYDVTKGFTYLYYDGQPEHAFGHGLSYTTFDYTNLSLGSTRIPGDGRVQLQVDVQNSGQRAGDEVVQLYVHDVEAGVKRPTKQLVAFERLALQPGEKKTVSFTVSAEHLAFWDTPKQAWVVEPGAFEVLVGSSSEDIRLKGRFEVTTPGERTAGEQASRTSAYSMTSNRSRAAS
- a CDS encoding beta-xylosidase; the protein is MTAATRRGVAAHTVARLALAAGFSFLALAGALTAAPGTLQAPQSDTFPVAIHVDAGKELGALRRIWRFFGADEPNYAYMKNGKKLLTELGRLSPQQVYFRTHNLLTSGDGTPALKWGSTNAYREDAQGNPIYDWTILDRIFDAYLEGGVRPYVQIGFMPKDLSVQPEPYQHKWTPKAKYDEIYTGWAYPPKDYEKWGDLAYAWTKHVIEKYGREEVEQWYWQAWNEANIGYWRGTPEEFHKLHDYAIAGVRRALPTARVGGPDTAGHGGDFMRSFIEHVLRGKNHATGRTGTPLDFVSFHAKGRPSFEDGHVRMGISNQLATIDEGFRLIASYPELKSTPIVIGESDPEGCAACQGEQLAYRNTTMYSSYTAASFARKHDLADRYDVNFEGALTWAFEFEDQPYFAGFRSLATNGVDKPVLNVFRMFSQMGRRRVAATSDAAVPLDEIIENGVRGQPDVSALASRDDDRITILAWHYHDDDVPGPATEVELTMDGLPETEQPARLSHFRVDAEHSNAYTAWQRMGSPAKPDQAQYAALEKASQLALMDGPSTIDIARSHATVRFTLPRRAVSLLVIEW
- a CDS encoding leucyl/phenylalanyl-tRNA--protein transferase; the encoded protein is MIDPDLLLRAYASGWFPMGTDARRGVEWFSPDPRGILPLDTFHVPTRLARVVRHGTLDVGVNRAFEAVMRACGRRHETWINQEIIESYTELHRLGFAHSMEAWRGDRLVGGLYGVSLRGAFFGESMFHRETDASKVVLCALVERLRARGYVLLDVQWVTSHLEQFGAVEIPRQEYLARLRESARRRCVFA
- a CDS encoding inositol oxygenase; this translates as MAEDAVQEPQPLNKVNQPKLAEEFRNYAAEERESVRAFYRLNHAHQTLDFVLGRKAEYLPLNRKRMRAWEALEFLDTLVDDSDPDIDLTQIEHAMQTAEAIRRANQPRWFIVTGLIHDLGKILCLFGEPQWAVVGDTFPVGCAFSEKCVYPELFEDNPDRRHPVYSTQYGIYREGIGLSNVHLSWGHDEYLFHVMKDRLPEEALYMIRYHSCYPWHKGGAYDYLTSDTDRRMKKWVKAFNRFDLYSKGDGKPDVESLTPFYQDLLDEFFPEPLHW